The Aquitalea magnusonii region ATGTCAGCATTGCCTTTCAGGACATGTTGGGCGGACGCAATATCGACCCGGTGATGTGGACGCTGAAGGTGGAACTGTGGTTCTACGCCTTGCTGGGCAGCGCCTTTGCACTCACCGGCAAACGCATCAAGTGGGCCATCTGGCTGCTGCTGCCGCTGGTGGCCATGCTGTGCCGTGGCCCGAATGCACAGGGCCTGCATGGTCAACTGGCGCATTTCTGGGCTTATGACCAATATTTCCTGTCTTCGGTGGTGTGTTATTTCCCGCTGATGTTTGCCGGGTGCTGGTGTTATTTCTATTTGACCGGGCAGGCCGGAGCAGTGGAAACCGTGTTGCATTTTGTCGGGCTGCTGGCCATGTTCGTGTGGGTGACCAACTGGCCCTCGCTGGAGCTGTACGGCAGCTACGCCATCGGCATCAGCCTGTTTGTGCTGGGTGTGCTGCGCCCGGCACTGTGGAGCAGCCCGTGGCTGGCGCGGGTGGCCGCGATCAGCTATGCCTGGTATGTCTGTCATTCCAATGCCGGCTATGTGCTGATGGAAGTGCTGGCTATGTACAATCTGCCGTGGTGGCTGCTGGTGGCCGCCGCCACCGTGCTGACCTGGTATCTGGCACTGGCCATCAATCGCTGGGTGGAACTGCCCACGCAGAAGCTGGGCAAGCGCGCCGCCGATGCACTGAAAGAGAAACCGGCCACCGATAATCTGGCGCGCCAGTAAGCGCAGCTGACAAAAAACCTGCTGCTGCGTGCCTTGCCCCAGGGCCGCTACGCTATTTTGTTGGCCGCTCTCAGCGCCGCTGACAAGACCGAATACGCGACTGGCAACCATGCGTCGGCTGCCAGCCATGAACAACGACGCCTATTGAAGATGACGAAAATGAGCGAACAGAAATTCCTGCCCTTTGCCCTGCCGGATATCGGCGAAGACGAAATCAATGAAGTGGTCGATGCCCTGCGTTCCGGCTGGGTGACTACCGGCCCCAAGACCAAGCAGTTCGAAGCCGACTTTGCCGCCTTCATCGGCGAGGGCGTGGAAGCGATTGCCGTAAACTCCGCCACCGCCGGCCTGCATCTGGCACTGGAAGCCATCGGCATCCAGCCGGGTGACGAAGTGATTGTCCCCAGCTACACCTTTACCGCTACCGCCGAAGTGGTGCGTTATCTGGGCGCGGACCCGGTGGTGGTGGATGTGGACCCGGCCACCTTCAATATCAGCCCGGCCGCCATCCGTGCCGCCATCACGCCGAAAACCCGCGCCATCATGCCGGTACACTTTGCCGGCCTCGCGTGCGAGATGGACGAAATCATCGCCATCGCGCGCGAACACGGCCTGAAAGTGGTGGAAGACGCTGCGCACGCCCTGCCGACCACCTACAAGGGCAAGCTGGTGGGCACGCTGGATTCGGACGTCACCGTGTTCAGCTTCTACGCCAACAAAACCATGACCACCGGCGAAGGCGGCATGGTGGTATCGAAGAACAAGGACATCATTGCCCGCTGCAAGATCATGCGTCTGCATGGCATCAGCCGCGATGCCTTCGACCGCTATGTGTCCAAGACCCCGGCCTGGTATTACGAAGTGATCGCCCCCGGCTTCAAATACAATATGCCGGACACCGCCGCCGCCATGGGCATCCACCAGTTGAAGAAGATTGTGGCCTTCCGCGAAAAACGCGAAGTCATGGCCCAGCGCTTTGACCGTGAGCTGGCCGACCTGCCCTTGATCCTGCCGGCCCGTCCCGCCCATGCCGGGGACCGCCATGCCTGGCACCTCTACCCGGTGCGCATCAAGCTGGAAGCCGGCATCAGCCGTGATGACTTCATCGTCTGCATGGCGGAAAAGGGCATTGGCTGCTCGGTACACTTCATTCCGCTGCATCGCCAGCCGGTATGGCGCGATGGCTATCAGTTGGACCGTGCCGCCTTCCCGGTGGCGGATGCCGCCTTCGAGGCCGAAGTCACCCTGCCGCTATACACCCGCATGACCGCGGACGATCAGACCCGCGTGATTGCCGCCGTGCGTGAGATTCTGGGCGCATGAGTCAGCACCAGCCTTTGCAGCCGGGTGAAGGCCCGGCCTTGTTACCGCCATGCTGTCGCCCGCCGGGGGCCGGTTCGGCGCTGCTCAAGCGCCTGTTCGACCTGATTGCGTCCAGCATCGGCCTGCTGCTGCTGGCCGGGCCGCTGCTGCTGGTGGCGCTGTGGATCAAGTTCGATTCCCCCGGCCCGGTGTTTTTCCGCCAGGTACGGGTAGGGCGGGGCGGCATGCTGTTCCGCATCCACAAATTCCGCACCATGCAGGTGAATACCGAGGTGCAGGGTCAGTTGACCGTGGGCGCGGACAGCCGTGTCACCGGTGCCGGGCGTTTTTTGCGCAAGAGCAAGCTGGATGAACTGCCGCAATTGCTGGACGTGCTGTTCGGCGACATGAGCCTGGTAGGGCCGCGCCCGGAAGTGCCCAAGTATGTGGCGCACTACCCGGATGAAGTCAAAGACATCGTGCTGTCGGTGCGCCCCGGCATTACCGACTGGGCCTCCATCCGCATGATTGATGAAAACGAGATCCTGGGCCGCGCGGCGGACCCGGAACGCGCTTATATCGAACAGATCCTGCCGGAAAAACTGGGCTATTACGT contains the following coding sequences:
- a CDS encoding sugar transferase, which gives rise to MSQHQPLQPGEGPALLPPCCRPPGAGSALLKRLFDLIASSIGLLLLAGPLLLVALWIKFDSPGPVFFRQVRVGRGGMLFRIHKFRTMQVNTEVQGQLTVGADSRVTGAGRFLRKSKLDELPQLLDVLFGDMSLVGPRPEVPKYVAHYPDEVKDIVLSVRPGITDWASIRMIDENEILGRAADPERAYIEQILPEKLGYYVRYAQTHSLLEDIRIIFATLLKIVLR
- a CDS encoding acyltransferase family protein gives rise to the protein MSSSKQHVRFDFADGLRGMAILCVILFHFTQTFWQHRARIGDILNMDPLEGYAEASFVLPFNLGAVGVGLFLLISGLLIPLSLTRMGGLRFAVSRVFRIYPTYWAGLAVTLLALWIAAWLADNDFDITRRDVIGHVSIAFQDMLGGRNIDPVMWTLKVELWFYALLGSAFALTGKRIKWAIWLLLPLVAMLCRGPNAQGLHGQLAHFWAYDQYFLSSVVCYFPLMFAGCWCYFYLTGQAGAVETVLHFVGLLAMFVWVTNWPSLELYGSYAIGISLFVLGVLRPALWSSPWLARVAAISYAWYVCHSNAGYVLMEVLAMYNLPWWLLVAAATVLTWYLALAINRWVELPTQKLGKRAADALKEKPATDNLARQ
- a CDS encoding DegT/DnrJ/EryC1/StrS family aminotransferase, which produces MSEQKFLPFALPDIGEDEINEVVDALRSGWVTTGPKTKQFEADFAAFIGEGVEAIAVNSATAGLHLALEAIGIQPGDEVIVPSYTFTATAEVVRYLGADPVVVDVDPATFNISPAAIRAAITPKTRAIMPVHFAGLACEMDEIIAIAREHGLKVVEDAAHALPTTYKGKLVGTLDSDVTVFSFYANKTMTTGEGGMVVSKNKDIIARCKIMRLHGISRDAFDRYVSKTPAWYYEVIAPGFKYNMPDTAAAMGIHQLKKIVAFREKREVMAQRFDRELADLPLILPARPAHAGDRHAWHLYPVRIKLEAGISRDDFIVCMAEKGIGCSVHFIPLHRQPVWRDGYQLDRAAFPVADAAFEAEVTLPLYTRMTADDQTRVIAAVREILGA